From the genome of Monomorium pharaonis isolate MP-MQ-018 unplaced genomic scaffold, ASM1337386v2 scaffold_232, whole genome shotgun sequence, one region includes:
- the LOC118648143 gene encoding uncharacterized protein LOC118648143 has product MSQEEVMDISPVEITSAKRALSTEGESDNRQPPPKNQKKIRKPPSKEAKEHEAASTSSEIVTGTQSKDLPVKYGAFTKAPYVLHFRLPSSKTDKEKTRKRTSLLKVSKMLANANVKFLNLRNYSFDMWVATFPTKTAANAVLSNKYIKDAGFAVFIPAYKLTRKMVIRNIPIEFSLEEIKKAIEEENSDIMIHNIFRLKKKDRTTALWTDSENICVQKMGEDIPESLLIMRTINTVTPYISSVRLCYKCGYFGHISKYCERNPRCLQCGESDHQSSKDQPCQKEKKCINCSGSHSTTDRECPLYVRNAEIARVMAYDNLFEAKTLVIRQEKKTPVITPPKTIKNFPLLPQKKGVSLVDNPAMFQSSVKSDRLWTQLFTHCAAEVKARAYRLLDWLLELEEIDDLFDRMEKTLENHKIVVEHTKQKRLG; this is encoded by the exons atgTCTCAAGAAGAAGTCATGGATATAAGCCCGGTGGAAATAACGTCTGCAAAGAGAGCTCTTTCAACAGAAGGTGAGTCGGACAATCGTCAGCCTCCCCCCAAAAATCAAAAGAAGATCCGAAAGCCCCCTTCCAAGGAGGCTAAGGAACATGAGGCAGCCTCAACTTCATCTGAAATAGTGACCGGCACGCAGTCCAAGGACCTCCCAGTGAAATATGGTGCCTTTACAAAGGCCCCATATGTTTTACACTTTAGACTGCCCTCCTCAAAGACGGACAAGGAAAAGACGAGAAAGAGGACCTCCCTGCTAAAGGTATCAAAAATGCTTGCTAATGCCAACGTCAAATTTTTGAATCTAAGAAACTATTCGTTCGACATGTGGGTGGCTACTTTTCCCACGAAAACGGCAGCTAATGCAGTACtctctaataaatatataaaagatgcaGGCTTTGCTGTTTTTATTCCGGCATACAAGCTAACACGCAAGATGGTCATCAGAAATATTCCTATAGAATTTTCTctagaagaaataaagaaggCAATAGAGGAGGAAAACTCCGACATTatgatacataatatttttagattaaagaAGAAGGATCGCACCACTGCCCTATGGACCGACTCAGAAAATATATGTGTGCAAAAAATGGGGGAGGACATCCCAGAGAGCCTCCTTATCATGCGCACAATAAACACAGTCACACCCTACATCTCATCGGTCAGACTATGTTATAAATGTGGCTATTTTGGTCACATTAGCAAATACTGCGAAAGGAATCCAAGATGTCTTCAATGTGGAGAGAGTGATCACCAAAGCTCAAAGGATCAGCCGTgccaaaaggaaaaaaaatgcataaactGCTCCGGTTCTCATTCAACCACAGATAGAGAGTGCCCTCTTTACGTTAGAAACGCTGAAATAGCAAGAGTGATGGCTTATGATAATCTCTTTGAGGCCAAAACTCTGGTTATCAGGCAAGAAAAGAAGACACCTGTAATAACACCGCCGAAAACAATCAAGAATTTTCCCCTTCTCCCACAAAAGAAGGGAGTGTCTTTGGTCGACAATCCGGCTATGTTCCAGTCATCAGTCAAGAGCGATCGGTTATGGACACAATTATTCACCCATTGCGCGGCAGAGGTTAAGGCTAGAGCGTACCGCCTGCTGGACTGGCTGCTGGAATTAGAAGAAATTGATGACCTATTTGACAGGATGGAGAAGACTTTGGAAAACCACAAGATAGTAGTGGAACACACAAAACAAAAA AGACTTGGCTAA